The following are from one region of the Strix aluco isolate bStrAlu1 chromosome 30, bStrAlu1.hap1, whole genome shotgun sequence genome:
- the LRRC71 gene encoding LOW QUALITY PROTEIN: leucine-rich repeat-containing protein 71 (The sequence of the model RefSeq protein was modified relative to this genomic sequence to represent the inferred CDS: deleted 1 base in 1 codon) — MRRRGERVPREKVAEEEVKSAGRKAEQGAEQYQCSGLLEQDFPELCARAGIAGVPRVTLRPSPSFPAEEEPPELPLAEVLARIERKYGPFQPRVQVEREHEDPRSVRAVFLRGWKMEEAMLGVLSQCLPALAGLQAVHLWKVGLTEQLLPALAALPGRCPRLRTLSLEGNPLPEPAFHTLLGSDSTLAHLSLRNNSIGDAAAQRIGQSLSCNRSLVSLSLSFNRISDLGAADIAQGLRLNRSLLSLSLATNDIGDVGATRLAEVLGPFALTHAEVVERRRLLWAEALGRARTTSNETEGQSERFSSLHGSAAAPDTLPPAKYGKKKKEPLRKEEARQAKKPPEPRGARGKAAKPSGQEKLSPELLLEEATQHADSIILPGNRALLNLNLSHNHVTERGLGALLAALERQRREAARPGKRGLLCLSLEGNRIPPTSPAFTRLQELLLPLDSLRDEEEEEDGGA; from the exons AtgaggcggcggggggagcgggtgCCCAGGGAGAAGGTGGCGGAGGAGGAGGTGAAGAGCGCGGGGAGGAAGGCTGAGCAGGGTGCAG aGCAGTACCAGTGCAGCGGCCTCTTGGAGCAGGATTTTCCCGAGCTCTGCGCCCGGGCTGGCATCGCCGGCGTCCCCAGAGTCACCCTGCGGCCGTCCCCGAGCTTCCCTGcggagg AGGAGCCCCCCGAGCTGCCGCTGGCGGAGGTCCTGGCCCGCATCGAGCGCAAATACGGCCCCTTCCAGCCCCGCGTCCAGGTCGAGAGGGAGCACGAGGATCCCCGCAGCGTCCGG GCCGTCTTCCTGCGAG GCTGGAAGATGGAGGAGGCCATGCTGGGGGTCCTGAGCCAGTGCCTGCCCGCCCTGGCCggcctgcaggcagtgca CCTCTGGAAGGTCGGGCTGACAGAGCAGCTGCTCCCGGCGCTGGCGGCACTGCCGGGACGCTGCCCCCGCCTGCG GACGCTCAGCCTGGAGGGGAACCCTTTGCCCGAACCCGCCTTCCACACGCTGCTGGGGAGCGACAGCAC GCTGGCCCACCTCTCCCTGCGCAACAACAGCATCGGGGACGCGGCCGCCCAGCGGATCGGGCAGAGCCTCTCCTGCAACCGCAGCCTCGTCTCGCTCAGCCTCAGCTTCAACCGCATCTCGGACCTGGGGGCTGCTGACATCGCCCAG GGCTTGCGCCTGAACCGCTCCCTGCTCTCCCTGTCCCTGGCCACCAACGACATTGGCGACGTGGGGGCCACCAGACTTGCTGAG GTCCTGGGCCCCTTCGCGCTGACACACGCCGAAGTGGTGGAGCGGAGGCGGCTGCTCTGGGCGGAGGCGCTGGGACGAGCCCGCACG aCCTCAAACGAGACTGAAGGTCAGAGCGAGCGTTTTTCCAGCCTCCACGGCAGCGCGGCCGCTCCCGACACGCTGCCCCCGGCCAAGTACGGCAAAAAGAAGAAG GAGCCGCTGCGGAAGGAGGAGGCCAGACAGGCCAAGAAAC CGCCGGAGCCGAGAGGCGCCCGTGGCAAAGCTGCGAAACCCAGCGGCCAGGAGAAGCTGAGCCCGGAG ctgctgctggaggaggccaCGCAGCACGCGGACAGCATTATCCTGCCGGGAAACCGCGCGCTCCTCAACCTCAACCTGAGCC ACAATCACGTCACGGAGCGGGGTCTGGGCGCGCTCCTGGCAGCGCTGGAGAGGCAGCGGCGGGAGGCAGCGAGGCCGGGGAAGCGGGGGCTGCTGTGCCTCTCGCTGGAG GGAAACCGCATCCCCCCCACCAGCCCGGCTTTCACGCggctccaggagctgctgctgccgctcGACTCGCTccgggatgaggaggaggaggaggatgggggggCTTAg